The proteins below come from a single Drosophila kikkawai strain 14028-0561.14 chromosome 3R, DkikHiC1v2, whole genome shotgun sequence genomic window:
- the LOC108081765 gene encoding organic cation transporter-like protein, whose protein sequence is MDFDRVLQKCGNFGRFQFVLLILYGYTNILSSLHYFSQTLITFTPEHWCSHDDLMGLSAAELRSIYSNVSHSSCTLLSEVINGTGVAAQEEACEDWIFERENGYESLTTELKWVCEKSHQPAVGQSFFFLGSVVGTITFGFLSDHIGRLPAMLMAAISGATGDFITSFVHTLPWFAFSRFVSGLSTDTMYYLMYILVFEYLSPKRRTFGLNIILAVFYCFGLMTSPWLAMWIGNWRRYLWLASLPALGVLIYPLLICESAQWLLTKKKYDEAVACLKRVAKFNGRQVEDSVFDEFVKHYREKMNEESKLNKQTDTFLGMFKTPRLRRFTTTLLVKSVIITLSYDVINRNMEGLGSSPFKLFSLTSSVYLPAGFTILLLQNKIGRKGMACGALLVGAIITAVTGFLIAVLDPNENAVLLACMVALGRFGSTVSYDAEIQYAAEIIPTSVRGQAVSNIHVVGLASSSLAFYVIYLAQYYKPLPSIFISCLMFLGALLCLSLPETLHKKLPETLADGERFAMNESCLYFPCFHKRRESLTKHEDLKSEP, encoded by the exons ATGGATTTCGATCGTGTGCTGCAGAAGTGCGGAAACTTCGGCCGCTTTCAGTTTGTCCTGCTCATTCTGTACGGCTACACGAACATACTCAGCTCGCTGCACTACTTCTCCCAGACTCTGATTACCTTTACACCAGAGCATTG GTGCTCCCATGACGATTTAATGGGCTTGAGTGCCGCCGAACTGCGCTCCATTTACTCCAACGTTTCCCACTCCTCTTGCACTCTTCTCTCGGAGGTGATCAATGGCACCGGTGTGGCCGCCCAGGAGGAGGCCTGTGAGGACTGGATCTTTGAGCGGGAGAATGGCTACGAGAGCCTGACCACCGAGCTGAAGTGGGTCTGCGAAAAGTCCCACCAGCCGGCAGTTGGACAGTCCTTCTTCTTCCTGGGCTCTGTGGTGGGCACCATTACCTTCGGCTTTCTCTCGGACCACATTGGGAGGCTGCCCGCCATGCTGATGGCGGCCATTTCCGGAGCAACTGGTGACTTCATTACCTCCTTTGTGCACACTCTGCCCTGGTTCGCCTTCTCCAGATTTGTGTCGGGACTATCCACAGACACCATGTACTATCTTATGTACATCTTGG TCTTCGAGTACCTGAGCCCCAAGCGCCGCACCTTCGGCCTCAACATTATTTTGGCAGTGTTTTACTGCTTCGGCCTGATGACATCGCCCTGGCTCGCCATGTGGATTGGTAATTGGAGGCGCTACCTCTGGCTGGCCTCGCTCCCCGCCCTGGGAGTGCTCATCTACCCGCTGCTGATCTGCGAGAGCGCCCAGTGGCTGCTGACCAAGAAGAAGTATGATGAGGCGGTGGCATGTCTGAAGCGAGTGGCCAAGTTCAATGGTCGGCAGGTGGAGGACTCCGTGTTCGACGAGTTCGTGAAGCACTACCGCGAGAAAATGAATGAGGAGAGCAAGCTGAACAAGCAGACGGACACCTTCCTGGGGATGTTCAAGACCCCCCGGCTTCGTCGCTTTACTACCACGCTGCTTGTTAAATC AGTCATCATCACGCTATCCTACGACGTAATCAACCGGAATATGGAGGGCCTGGGCTCCTCGCCCTTTAAGCTCTTCTCCCTTACCTCCAGCGTTTACCTTCCGGCGGGCTTTACTATCCTCTTGCTGCAGAACAAGATTGGACGGAAGGGCATGGCGTGCGGAGCCCTCTTGGTAGGCGCCATTATCACTGCCGTCACTGGGTTCCTGATTGCCGTCCTGGACCCCAACGAGAACGCCGTCCTGCTGGCCTGTATGGTGGCTCTGGGTCGCTTCGGATCTACCGTCTCCTACGACGCGGAGATCCAGTACGCGGCGGAGATCATCCCGACGAGCGTGCGAGGACAGGCGGTGTCCAACATCCATGTGGTGGGCCTGGCCTCTAGCTCGCTGGCCTTCTACGTGATCTACCTGGCCCAGTACTACAAGCCCCTGCCCTCGATCTTCATCAGCTGCCTGATGTTCCTGGGCGCTCTGCTCTGCCTGTCGCTCCCAGAAACTCTGCACAA AAAACTACCGGAGACCCTGGCCGATGGCGAACGCTTTGCCATGAACGAGAGCTGCCTGTATTTCCCATGCTTCCACAAGCGCCGCGAAAGTCTGACCAAGCATGAGGACCTCAAGTCTGAACCCTAG
- the LOC108081775 gene encoding organic cation transporter protein — MDFDQILAKCGDFNRYQFMILALFGFINIIVSMHYFTQTVISFVPDHWCYHDKLVNMTYKEIGEIYAQFENPSCTRLEDINGHNVTVSKLACERWIYNYDFGYRSMNTELNWVCDSAYKARIGQSLFFIGSVVGTLFYGLLSDKIGRVPALILSNFCGFAGDFSTIFTKSVATFTLCRFISGLAADTNFYLMYIIVLEYIRPSMRTLGLNMAVGLFYCLGLVFTPWLAVLAGHWQIYLACTSLPILLVVLYYFVVQESAQWLVTRNDIDGAIVRLKRVAKFNGCRVTQADFDEFRRHCQMTREMQGGDDKKHATLLDMFRTPRMRKNTLILFFKSMVITLCYDAVSRNVEGMGISPFIMFSLSALAVLPSSILLVLLQDRIGRKGMASGSLLVGGLFTAAAGIAIAYQQHNHNAILLACLTIAARFGVAISYESGSQYATELIPTCVRGQGVAAVHVAGFAASFLAPYILWLGTFFKAAPSIILGVLFFAGSFVCLLLPETLNRSLPTTIEEGEVFGKGERMFDFPCLHNRHDDEESDSELEKYKRKHSLIDAKQMESSSNGKRKQSLIDADREEQALKDAKH; from the exons ATGGATTTCGATCAGATTCTGGCCAAATGTGGCGACTTTAATCGCTACCAATTCATGATACTCGCCCTCTTTGGGTTTATAAATATCATCGTATCGATG CATTACTTTACACAGACAGTCATTAGTTTCGTGCCAGATCATTGGTGCTATCATGATAAGCTAGTGAATATGACCTACAAGGAGATCGGAGAGATCTACGCTCAGTTCGAGAATCCCTCGTGCACCCGACTGGAGGACATCAACGGGCACAACGTTACGGTCAGCAAATTGGCCTGCGAGCGTTGGATCTACAACTATGACTTTGGCTACAGAAGCATGAACACAGAG CTGAACTGGGTTTGTGACTCGGCGTACAAGGCGCGCATTGGCCAAAGTCTGTTTTTTATCGGCTCTGTGGTGGGCACCCTCTTCTACGGCCTGCTCTCCGATAAGATCGGCCGCGTCCCCGCCCTCATCCTGTCCAACTTCTGCGGCTTTGCTGGCGACTTTTCCACCATATTTACCAAGAGCGTGGCCACATTCACCCTCTGCCGCTTTATTTCCGGCCTTGCCGCCGACACAAACTTCTATCTGATGTACATTATAG TGCTTGAATATATTCGGCCCAGCATGAGAACCCTGGGCCTCAACATGGCCGTAGGCTTGTTCTACTGCCTGGGTCTAGTGTTCACACCCTGGCTGGCGGTGCTGGCCGGGCACTGGCAGATCTATCTGGCCTGCACCTCGCTGCCCATCCTTCTGGTGGTGCTCTACTACTTTGTGGTGCAGGAGAGCGCACAGTGGCTGGTCACACGAAACGACATTGACGGGGCCATTGTGCGGCTTAAGCGGGTGGCCAAGTTCAATGGCTGCCGGGTGACGCAGGCGGATTTCGACGAGTTCCGGCGCCACTGCCAGATGACCCGAGAGATGCAGGGCGGCGATGACAAGAAGCATGCCACGCTCTTGGACATGTTCAGGACGCCGCGTATGCGCAAGAACACCCTCATTTTGTTCTTTAAGAG CATGGTAATCACTCTGTGCTATGATGCCGTCTCCCGAAATGTGGAGGGCATGGGCATTTCGCCCTTTATCATGTTCTCGCTCAGCGCTTTGGCCGTGCTGCCCTCGAGTATCCTGCTGGTCCTGCTGCAGGATCGCATCGGACGCAAGGGAATGGCCTCAGGATCGTTGCTGGTCGGTGGACTCttcaccgccgccgccggcatTGCCATTGCTTACCAGCAGCACAACCACAACGCCATCTTACTGGCCTGCCTCACAATCGCCGCCAGGTTCGGAGTGGCCATCTCCTATGAGTCGGGATCACAGTACGCCACCGAGCTGATTCCCACCTGCGTGCGAGGCCAAGGAGTGGCCGCTGTTCACGTGGCCGGATTCGCGGCATCCTTCCTAGCGCCCTACATTCTCTGGCTGGGCACCTTCTTCAAGGCGGCACCCTCGATCATCCTGGGCGTGCTCTTCTTCGCTGGCTCCTTTgtgtgcctgctgctgccagaGACGCTCAACAG GAGTCTGCCCACAACCATCGAGGAGGGCGAGGTGTTCGGCAAGGGAGAGCGCATGTTCGACTTCCCGTGTCTGCACAACCGTCACGACGACGAGGAGTCCGACTCGGAGCTGGAGAAGTACAAGCGCAAGCACTCGCTGATCGACGCCAAGCAGATGGAGTCCTCCTCGAACGGAAAGCGCAAGCAGTCCCTGATCGACGCCGATCGCGAGGAGCAGGCCCTAAAGGACGCCAAGCACTGA